In Bacteroidales bacterium, the following proteins share a genomic window:
- a CDS encoding DUF2225 domain-containing protein: protein MKALRKNSFYSEQGFFLFIILVFCFFSYIQTINFEFLQWDDDAQITKNAYVKNLNWQSISHNIDRERFTFITLTFYSLLYKIWGNNPEPFHWVSLVVHLLNVVLVFYLIKCFTKNIFTISLVVLLFALHPMRVESVAWISELKDLLFTFFSLAAILFYIKYQKKDFKIHYFILSSLMLILASFSKVQGLLVPAVFIMIDIVLKRKFTLELIAEKIILLLILFDIFIFLSIEMTAIIIAFLLVLIIIKKKQIIENFFSGVFYFRRNALINLAKIIFFIVITCLTIFIFIRLEVMIFGILIPLLIPYLLFEKALQNRNLSRFIKHIRFGLIGLVSLAGFILLFYYLPQYSEGFWIGYSESRNAFSFFERILLAGYALWFYFSKFFAPVSLNAVHPYPFRLENGQLPPEYFYTLIVLFFVIALSVYMIIKRKKIHNIILFGWFFFLVNISIVLHIIPIQGRLVVADRYSYFAYLGLFISAGFLGEKYLFQNKKLKKVLIFCFAILLVGLSLLTYNRSKVWGDTKTLFTDVLNKNPLIPFAYCNLAAAYMSENLPDTAIACFNKAIAMDSTDSYAFFNRAFSFLDNKNDKKALEDFLTTSKVTTNNKLKALCFANIGDIYYNRRDDSLSIFYFNMAIKTDSTVAMPYNKRGVYYLNKNEISRAQSDFLKAIELDVFYAEAYNNIGTVYMTKGDVNNARKNFTRAIELERDYVIAYYNRGFLKYNNGDASGAIKDYNLAIKYNPDLMKTYIQRGRAYAYLRDYKSAVKDFSLVLKNDSSEMLALTNRAYAYYYDNAVKDAEKDFISVSRYHPESPVSWQNLAWFYMQQKDFNMAVSCYKKSLSIDSSQIVSYINLGWLYMEQSDYNNAGKYFMQALQVSPNNTEAIFMLGELNRKKGNNTTACDYFKKASDMGYPQAQAAWNKYCNN, encoded by the coding sequence ATGAAGGCTCTTCGTAAAAATAGTTTTTATTCGGAACAAGGTTTTTTTCTGTTTATTATTCTTGTTTTTTGTTTTTTTTCATATATCCAGACTATAAATTTTGAATTTTTGCAATGGGATGACGATGCCCAGATTACAAAAAATGCTTATGTTAAGAATTTGAACTGGCAAAGTATTTCCCATAATATTGACAGAGAAAGATTTACTTTTATTACTCTAACTTTTTACTCGCTTCTTTATAAAATATGGGGAAACAATCCGGAACCCTTTCATTGGGTGAGTCTTGTTGTACATCTGCTAAATGTTGTATTGGTATTTTATTTAATTAAATGTTTTACAAAAAATATTTTTACAATAAGTTTGGTAGTTTTGTTGTTTGCACTGCATCCCATGCGCGTGGAATCTGTTGCATGGATATCGGAACTAAAGGACCTGTTATTTACTTTCTTTTCATTGGCTGCTATTTTGTTTTATATAAAATACCAGAAAAAAGATTTCAAGATACATTATTTTATTTTATCATCACTAATGTTGATACTTGCTTCTTTTTCAAAGGTTCAGGGGCTACTTGTCCCCGCAGTTTTTATTATGATTGATATAGTGCTAAAAAGAAAATTTACTTTAGAATTGATTGCTGAGAAAATAATTCTTTTACTCATTCTTTTTGATATTTTTATTTTTTTAAGCATAGAGATGACAGCAATTATAATAGCATTCCTTTTAGTGCTTATTATAATTAAGAAAAAACAAATAATAGAAAATTTCTTCTCGGGCGTTTTTTATTTTAGAAGAAATGCTTTAATAAACTTAGCTAAAATCATATTTTTCATAGTTATTACCTGTTTAACAATATTCATTTTTATAAGGTTAGAAGTAATGATATTTGGCATACTTATTCCATTGCTTATTCCGTATCTTTTATTTGAAAAAGCGCTTCAGAACAGAAATCTGTCTCGTTTTATAAAACATATCAGATTTGGATTAATAGGGTTGGTAAGCCTTGCCGGGTTTATTCTTCTGTTTTATTATTTACCTCAATACTCTGAGGGCTTTTGGATAGGGTATTCTGAAAGCAGAAATGCATTTTCTTTTTTTGAACGTATTTTGCTCGCTGGATATGCATTATGGTTTTATTTCAGTAAATTTTTTGCTCCTGTTTCACTGAATGCAGTCCATCCATATCCTTTCCGGCTTGAAAATGGCCAACTTCCGCCCGAATATTTTTATACGCTGATTGTATTATTTTTTGTTATTGCATTGTCTGTTTATATGATTATTAAAAGAAAAAAGATTCATAACATAATACTTTTTGGATGGTTTTTCTTTCTTGTTAATATATCTATCGTTTTGCATATTATACCAATACAAGGCAGGCTTGTTGTGGCTGACAGATATAGCTACTTTGCTTATCTGGGTTTGTTTATTTCTGCTGGATTTTTAGGAGAGAAATATTTATTTCAAAACAAAAAACTAAAAAAAGTTTTGATATTTTGTTTTGCCATACTACTTGTTGGCTTATCACTTTTAACATACAACAGGAGTAAAGTATGGGGGGATACAAAAACATTATTTACTGATGTGCTGAATAAAAACCCTCTCATTCCTTTCGCATATTGTAATCTGGCTGCAGCTTATATGAGCGAAAACCTGCCTGATACTGCCATCGCTTGTTTTAATAAAGCAATTGCAATGGATTCAACAGACTCTTATGCATTTTTTAACAGGGCATTTTCGTTTTTAGATAACAAAAACGATAAAAAAGCTTTGGAAGATTTTTTAACAACTAGTAAAGTTACTACCAACAATAAATTAAAAGCATTATGTTTTGCAAACATTGGAGATATTTATTATAACAGGCGGGATGACAGCCTGAGTATTTTTTATTTTAACATGGCAATTAAAACGGATAGTACTGTTGCTATGCCATACAATAAAAGGGGAGTGTATTATCTGAATAAAAACGAAATTTCGCGGGCACAAAGCGACTTTTTAAAGGCTATTGAATTGGATGTGTTTTATGCTGAAGCATATAATAACATAGGTACAGTTTATATGACAAAAGGAGATGTTAATAATGCCAGAAAAAACTTTACCCGTGCTATAGAATTAGAAAGGGATTATGTCATAGCTTATTACAATAGGGGATTTTTAAAATATAATAATGGTGATGCATCCGGGGCTATAAAAGATTATAACCTGGCTATTAAATATAACCCTGATTTAATGAAAACATATATACAGAGAGGGAGAGCCTATGCATATTTACGGGATTATAAAAGCGCAGTTAAAGATTTTTCTTTAGTATTGAAGAATGATTCATCAGAGATGCTTGCCCTTACTAACAGAGCTTATGCATATTATTATGATAATGCTGTTAAAGATGCCGAAAAAGATTTTATTTCTGTTTCCCGCTATCACCCCGAAAGCCCCGTATCATGGCAAAATCTGGCATGGTTTTATATGCAACAGAAAGATTTTAACATGGCTGTCAGCTGTTATAAAAAATCCCTTTCAATAGATTCCTCTCAAATCGTTTCCTATATAAATCTGGGCTGGTTATACATGGAACAATCGG
- a CDS encoding gliding motility-associated C-terminal domain-containing protein, which yields MRHIYLSVFTCFFIILIYFQSYSQSVSFTINYTGGMAQGGCLVCGQDYWCINNPPAPDGGKIGTSNPCWSTQFFDPVPPGNVITNVVVNYWTAGCGGAAIYGTFSNSSSNIFSVPVAYDANTGCYCDDAPCGLTYSVTSNFPCGIPGYAYGNYNYFTICANGPMCINRAQIIFSYVNVSVLTPTITASGPISICPGGSVTLTANSGYSAYHWSNGANTQAITVSPATTTTYTVSVTTSTGCTTANASITITVNPIPTVTASASPTSICSGQCTNLTGSGASSYGWIPGNLTGTTVNVCPTTTTTYTVAGYTSAGCSNTSTVTVTLNPNITPTFNALGPYCQGATPGTLPTTSTNGIIGTWNPSSINTSAPGTTTYTFTPNTGQCGNVTTMTVTVNPKPTVTANVTNPSICTGQCTNLNASGASSYTWMPGSLSGSTVNVCPTNTTTYTVTGTSAAGCTNSAAVTVTVNPKPTVTANATSPSLCSGECTNLNASGASSYVWMPGSLSGPTVNICPTSNTTYTVTGTSAAGCTNTATVSVTVNPSPNVSITTPPPTICNGQCTSLTATGATTYTWMPGSLPGSSVSICPTTTTTYTVTGTTGACSNAASITVTVNPSPTANAGTDINIGACLTAPNATLNGSGTGTPPLTYSWSPTTGLNNPNISNPVADPTANTTYTLTVTNGYGCTATDAVSVTIDPLPSANAGTDQSIGACNSAANANLNGSGTGTSPLSYSWTPTNGLSNPNISNPVADPNITTNYTLTVTDAYGCTASDAVLITVNNLPSANAGSDQNIGACANAANANLNGSGTGTGPLSYSWIPTDGLSNPNISNPVADPSSTTTYTLTVTDIYGCTATDTVLITVNPIPTVNAGADQNIGACASADNANLNGSATGTEPFAYSWVPITGLSNPNSANTVADPTVTTIYTLVVTDAYGCTATDDITVIVNPLPTANAGPDQNIGACGNASSAYISGSGTGIAPLSFSWVPVTGLNDTNISNPVADPSVTTTYTLTVTDAYGCTATDDIIISIDDLPTANAGQDQTIGGCTNAANASINASATGITPLVISWLPTTGLNDPTILNPVADPSVTTTYTLTVTDAYGCTATDDITITLAPLPTIDAGPDQNIGACLNAANANINAIGTGATPLTYSWSPTTGLNDPNISNPVANPATSTVYVVTLTDVYGCSVTDDIAIIVDSLPTSYAGTDQSIGACLTSPAANLNGSGSGTGPLVYSWLPTTGVADPNTAVTTAHPTNTTVYTLTVTDLYGCTATDAINVIVDPAPVANAGPDAVIGTCSWSMANLNGSATGSTPFGYSWLPTQGLTNSYIPNPQAHPFTTTVYTLTITDIYGCTAADFVTVTVTPLPNVTAIANPSTICEGFSTTINANGTLTYNWSPGTGLSSTTGQSVVANPLATTTYTVTGSDQFTCTGSTQVTINVNPNPVLTISPPAPAICYGGNVTLTADGASSYSWNPSIGLSQATGPVVSAFPNSTITYTLTGTTLGCTSTASVTVTVNPLPIVSFSPFSQICLNDLPFSINLGSPPGGIYTGEGITGTDNFDPALAGVGSHLITYTYTDDNNCTNSASQYATVKPSPILTITPPSASLCLGTSVLISASGADSYSWSPSNTLSSATGTPVTATPTEPTTYTLVGDIDGCTASEGITVNTYTTIPITITPPRDSICPGSSVILTASGGTQYTWEPPDGLNTNIDTVVIATPEVTTFYTVYASDNDGCTGTQTVAIVLYPEAFLHFTETPREGCVPLNVNFEYLPDSTLYMNTLMFNFGDLMSTTDYSTQPVCSYTYTYHGIFMVSLTAISVHGCHAVGYDTVFAYKSTVANFYTKPEVAETDNPLFLFYDESMYADQWLWNFGDPASDDNNTSTLQYPQHVYGDSGHYVVMLIASNDYNCSDTAFRIITVNESFAFYVPNSFTPNEDGKNDYFLGKGVGFREDEFEMYIFDRWGKMLFYTKDFSEGWDGYNPNGVTTCSEGIYVWLINVRDDSGIWHILKGTVTLNK from the coding sequence ATGAGACATATTTACCTTTCTGTATTTACTTGTTTTTTTATTATACTAATATATTTTCAGAGTTATTCACAATCCGTTTCATTTACAATCAATTATACTGGCGGAATGGCCCAGGGAGGCTGTTTAGTTTGCGGGCAAGATTATTGGTGTATAAATAACCCTCCTGCCCCAGATGGTGGAAAGATTGGCACATCAAATCCTTGCTGGTCAACTCAATTTTTTGACCCGGTACCACCAGGCAATGTCATTACGAATGTTGTTGTTAATTACTGGACTGCGGGTTGTGGCGGTGCAGCAATCTATGGAACATTCAGTAATAGCTCTTCAAATATATTTTCTGTTCCTGTTGCTTATGATGCAAACACTGGATGTTATTGCGATGATGCCCCGTGTGGACTGACATACTCAGTGACAAGCAATTTTCCTTGTGGAATTCCAGGCTACGCTTATGGAAATTATAATTACTTTACAATTTGTGCTAATGGCCCGATGTGCATCAACCGGGCACAAATTATTTTTTCATATGTAAATGTAAGTGTTCTTACGCCCACGATTACTGCCTCAGGACCTATTTCAATATGCCCCGGCGGTAGCGTCACTCTTACCGCAAACAGCGGATATAGTGCATATCATTGGAGTAATGGTGCAAATACTCAGGCAATAACAGTGTCACCTGCCACTACAACTACATATACGGTTAGTGTTACAACTTCCACTGGCTGCACTACAGCTAATGCATCTATAACCATTACTGTCAATCCCATTCCCACAGTGACTGCGTCTGCAAGCCCGACATCGATTTGCAGCGGACAATGTACAAATTTAACGGGCAGTGGAGCATCATCATACGGATGGATTCCCGGAAATCTCACAGGCACTACTGTTAATGTCTGCCCTACTACTACAACTACTTACACCGTTGCAGGTTATACTTCTGCAGGATGCTCAAATACAAGCACCGTTACAGTTACCTTAAATCCCAACATAACACCGACATTTAATGCTTTAGGGCCATATTGCCAGGGAGCTACACCAGGGACATTACCAACAACATCAACGAATGGCATTATAGGAACCTGGAACCCTTCAAGCATAAACACTTCAGCACCCGGAACCACAACATACACCTTCACTCCCAACACGGGACAATGTGGAAATGTTACAACAATGACAGTTACTGTTAATCCTAAGCCAACTGTTACTGCCAATGTAACTAATCCTTCTATCTGCACCGGACAATGTACCAACCTGAATGCAAGCGGAGCATCTTCTTATACGTGGATGCCAGGTAGTTTATCAGGCTCAACAGTAAATGTATGCCCAACGAACACTACAACTTATACCGTAACAGGTACTTCCGCAGCAGGATGTACAAACAGTGCTGCTGTTACTGTCACAGTTAACCCCAAGCCAACAGTAACTGCCAATGCAACATCACCATCTTTATGCAGCGGAGAGTGCACCAATTTAAATGCTAGTGGAGCTTCTTCTTACGTATGGATGCCAGGCAGCTTATCAGGCCCAACAGTTAATATCTGTCCCACAAGTAACACTACTTATACAGTTACAGGCACATCAGCTGCAGGATGTACAAATACTGCAACTGTTTCCGTCACTGTCAATCCTTCACCCAATGTCAGTATTACGACCCCTCCTCCGACTATTTGCAACGGACAGTGTACCAGCCTGACAGCCACCGGTGCAACAACCTACACATGGATGCCCGGGAGTCTTCCCGGTTCTTCAGTCAGCATTTGCCCGACCACAACAACCACTTATACTGTAACAGGAACAACAGGTGCTTGTTCTAATGCAGCTTCAATAACAGTTACTGTAAATCCCTCACCAACAGCAAATGCAGGGACAGATATTAATATAGGAGCATGTCTCACAGCACCAAACGCTACGCTAAATGGCTCAGGAACAGGCACTCCGCCACTTACATATTCCTGGTCTCCCACGACAGGACTTAATAATCCTAATATTTCCAATCCTGTTGCAGACCCAACTGCAAATACAACATATACGTTAACTGTTACTAACGGATATGGGTGTACAGCTACAGATGCTGTTAGTGTAACCATTGACCCCTTACCTTCGGCGAATGCGGGTACAGACCAAAGTATCGGAGCCTGTAATTCTGCCGCTAATGCCAATCTTAATGGAAGCGGAACCGGAACTTCACCATTATCATATTCTTGGACGCCCACAAACGGATTATCTAACCCAAACATTTCGAACCCTGTTGCTGATCCCAACATTACAACAAACTACACATTAACAGTTACAGATGCTTATGGATGTACAGCTTCCGATGCAGTATTAATAACTGTTAATAACCTGCCTTCTGCAAATGCAGGCAGTGATCAGAATATTGGGGCGTGTGCAAATGCTGCCAATGCAAACCTGAATGGTAGTGGTACAGGTACAGGGCCACTCTCATATTCCTGGATACCAACCGACGGCCTGAGCAACCCAAATATATCAAATCCTGTTGCCGATCCTTCTTCGACAACAACTTATACATTAACAGTTACTGACATATATGGATGCACTGCTACAGATACTGTTCTGATAACAGTTAATCCTATTCCTACAGTGAATGCAGGAGCTGATCAAAATATAGGAGCTTGTGCCAGCGCTGACAATGCAAACCTGAATGGTAGTGCTACGGGAACCGAGCCTTTTGCTTATTCATGGGTGCCTATTACAGGTTTGAGTAACCCAAACAGTGCCAATACTGTTGCTGATCCAACTGTTACTACTATATACACACTTGTTGTTACTGATGCTTACGGATGCACGGCAACGGATGATATAACAGTTATTGTGAATCCCTTACCCACAGCTAACGCAGGGCCTGACCAAAACATAGGAGCCTGTGGAAATGCAAGCAGTGCCTATATCTCAGGTTCAGGTACAGGAATAGCCCCATTATCCTTTTCATGGGTGCCTGTTACAGGACTAAATGACACCAATATTTCTAACCCTGTTGCTGATCCCTCAGTTACGACAACATATACTCTGACAGTAACCGATGCTTATGGATGTACAGCTACTGATGACATTATTATTTCTATTGATGACCTCCCTACTGCCAATGCCGGCCAGGACCAAACCATTGGAGGGTGTACAAACGCAGCAAATGCCAGCATCAATGCATCGGCAACTGGTATTACACCACTTGTCATATCGTGGCTACCCACTACAGGCCTAAACGACCCTACAATTCTAAACCCTGTTGCCGATCCGTCAGTTACAACAACATATACCCTGACAGTAACAGATGCTTATGGATGTACTGCTACTGACGACATTACCATTACCCTGGCACCCCTTCCAACAATTGATGCCGGTCCCGACCAAAATATTGGTGCATGCCTGAATGCTGCTAATGCCAATATCAACGCCATAGGAACTGGCGCTACACCGCTTACATATTCATGGTCGCCAACAACAGGACTTAACGACCCCAACATTTCTAACCCTGTTGCAAATCCTGCCACATCAACAGTTTATGTTGTTACACTTACTGATGTTTACGGATGCTCTGTAACTGATGATATTGCAATAATTGTTGACTCTTTACCAACATCGTATGCTGGAACAGACCAAAGTATCGGGGCATGCCTTACATCACCTGCTGCGAATCTGAATGGTTCTGGTTCCGGAACAGGACCGTTAGTTTATTCGTGGTTGCCAACAACCGGTGTTGCTGATCCCAATACCGCAGTTACAACAGCACACCCAACAAATACGACAGTTTACACCTTAACAGTTACTGACCTCTATGGATGTACAGCCACTGATGCCATTAATGTGATTGTTGACCCCGCACCAGTAGCTAACGCAGGACCTGATGCCGTCATAGGAACCTGCTCATGGTCAATGGCCAATCTTAACGGTAGTGCCACAGGTTCAACACCTTTTGGGTATAGCTGGTTGCCAACACAAGGACTAACCAATTCATATATTCCAAATCCACAGGCACATCCCTTCACAACAACCGTTTATACATTAACTATTACAGACATTTATGGATGTACCGCTGCTGACTTTGTTACCGTGACAGTTACACCTCTGCCAAATGTAACGGCAATTGCAAACCCCTCAACTATTTGCGAAGGTTTTTCAACAACTATAAACGCCAATGGGACTTTAACATATAACTGGTCACCCGGCACAGGCTTGTCATCTACTACAGGGCAAAGCGTTGTTGCTAACCCTCTTGCAACAACAACTTATACCGTTACAGGTAGCGACCAGTTTACCTGTACAGGTTCAACTCAGGTTACCATAAATGTTAATCCCAATCCTGTCTTAACCATTTCGCCTCCTGCACCGGCTATTTGTTATGGAGGCAATGTTACTCTTACTGCCGATGGTGCTTCATCATATTCATGGAACCCCTCCATTGGATTATCACAAGCTACAGGGCCTGTTGTCAGTGCTTTTCCAAACTCAACCATCACTTATACCCTTACAGGAACTACTCTTGGCTGTACAAGCACAGCCTCTGTAACGGTAACAGTAAATCCATTACCTATTGTGTCATTCAGCCCATTTAGCCAGATATGCCTTAACGACCTGCCTTTTTCTATAAATCTTGGCAGCCCTCCGGGAGGCATTTACACAGGGGAAGGTATTACAGGAACCGATAATTTCGACCCTGCCCTTGCAGGTGTTGGCTCCCACCTGATAACATATACCTATACCGATGATAACAACTGTACAAACTCGGCTTCACAATATGCCACCGTAAAACCAAGCCCCATATTAACGATAACCCCTCCTTCTGCATCATTATGTCTGGGAACATCTGTTTTAATATCAGCCAGCGGTGCCGATTCTTACAGCTGGTCGCCATCAAACACATTATCTTCGGCCACAGGCACACCGGTTACCGCCACACCAACGGAACCCACAACTTATACACTTGTAGGAGATATTGATGGCTGCACGGCTTCTGAAGGAATTACTGTCAACACATATACAACTATTCCAATCACTATTACTCCTCCCAGGGATTCTATATGCCCTGGTTCTTCAGTTATTTTAACAGCAAGCGGGGGAACACAATACACATGGGAACCTCCTGATGGTCTAAATACTAACATTGATACTGTAGTTATAGCTACCCCGGAAGTAACAACCTTTTACACCGTATATGCTTCTGATAATGACGGTTGCACAGGTACACAAACTGTCGCCATTGTTTTATATCCCGAAGCATTCCTGCACTTTACTGAAACTCCCCGTGAAGGCTGTGTACCGCTTAATGTTAATTTTGAATATTTACCCGACAGTACCCTTTACATGAACACACTGATGTTTAATTTTGGAGACCTGATGTCAACAACGGATTATTCTACACAGCCTGTTTGTTCTTATACTTATACCTATCACGGTATTTTTATGGTATCGCTTACAGCAATCTCTGTACATGGTTGCCATGCAGTAGGGTATGATACTGTATTTGCATATAAATCAACAGTAGCAAACTTTTATACGAAACCGGAAGTTGCAGAAACTGATAACCCGCTTTTTTTATTTTATGATGAATCTATGTATGCAGACCAGTGGTTATGGAATTTCGGGGACCCTGCTTCCGATGACAATAATACATCAACACTGCAATATCCTCAGCATGTTTATGGCGACAGCGGGCATTATGTTGTTATGCTCATTGCATCAAACGACTATAACTGCAGCGACACAGCGTTCAGAATTATTACCGTTAATGAATCATTTGCTTTTTATGTACCTAATTCTTTCACTCCAAATGAAGACGGAAAGAATGATTATTTCTTAGGAAAAGGTGTTGGATTCAGAGAGGATGAATTTGAGATGTATATTTTTGACAGATGGGGCAAGATGTTGTTCTATACCAAAGATTTTTCCGAAGGATGGGACGGTTATAACCCCAATGGAGTTACAACATGCTCCGAAGGTATTTATGTCTGGCTCATCAACGTCAGAGATGATAGCGGGATATGGCATATATTAAAGGGTACCGTAACACTCAATAAATAA